Proteins co-encoded in one Salvia splendens isolate huo1 chromosome 4, SspV2, whole genome shotgun sequence genomic window:
- the LOC121799886 gene encoding lysine-specific demethylase JMJ706-like produces MVEGRACMPRESKLEFLKHKRLDQMKIEREDDSPCLTNIMHRSGGEALRPASCGVRMHRNSFMSSNIGSNLNERAEISKRKVEKFDTPDFDWTEKIPECPLYAPSMEEFQDPLVYLQKIAPEASKYGICKIVSPVSASVPAGVVLMKEKAGFKFTTSVQPLRLAEWDSVDKVTFFMSGRNYTFRDFEKMANKIFTRRYYSAGCLPPSFMEKEFWHEIACGKTESVEYACDVDGSAFSSSPSDPLGKSRWNLKKLSRLPKSILRLLETSIPGVTEPMLYIGMLFSMFAWHVEDHYLYSINYHHCGAAKTWYGIPGPAAHDFEKVVREHVYTQEILSAEGEDGAFDVLLGKTTLFPPKVLLEHDIPVYKAVQKPGEYVITFPRAYHAGFSHGFNCGEAVNFAVGDWFPLGSIASRRYALLNRTPLLPQEELLCKEAMLLYASAELEDRDYSYQDLICHESIKVSFVNLIRFQHRARWCVMQLKEWIAISSFSHGTILCSLCKRDCYVAYLNCRCYSHPLCLRHDIKSLHLDCGGILAVSVREDILEMEAAARQFEQEESMSQKVEKCCRTSEDFLLLSSIYSGVESDSYVPYCEISRETSHVPNHPFYDGNGSAGTQTSYCYHDSGFGSSSLMSTENPHYNTNEHAVPNLKNQMSQLLSRHIVGNSSEVSQSSCSEYVSSQSKIGHYLATRDTVIEESDDSDSEIFRVKRRSSKVDLKIECGSQSANTEQQGFKRLKKLQPEVHCKQLTSYEWCPTADHDPIRHGNSNSVDSKEASVGGDKPPTARRIPISIKFKRKESIVVSNHGEIDRDRIHVNELGKTMREPRQTEIGPKRLKIRGPSVLGHKERLD; encoded by the exons TGAAATATCTAAGCGCAAAGTTGAAAAGTTTGATACACCTGACTTTGATTGGACTGAGAAAATTCCGGAATGTCCGTTGTACGCTCCAAGTATGGAGGAATTCCAGGATCCTTTAGTTTATTTGCAAAAGATAGCTCCAGAAGCCTCAAAATATG GTATCTGCAAGATTGTATCTCCTGTGAGTGCTTCTGTGCCTGCTGGTGTAGTTCTTATGAAAGAGAAAGCTGGTTTCAAATTTACAACTAGTGTGCAGCCTCTTCGTTTGGCTGAATGGGACAGTGTTGACAAGGTCACCTTTTTCATGAGTGGAAG AAACTATACATTTCGTGATTTCGAGAAAATGGCGAACAAGATTTTCACTCGTAGATATTATAGTGCTGGATGCCTTCCTCCCTCATTCATGGAAAAAGAATTTTGGCATGAAATAGCCTGTGGAAAGACCGAAAGTGTTGAATATGCATGTGATGTTGATGGTAGTGCATTTTCATCTTCTCCCAGTGACCCGCTTGGAAAAAGCAGATGGAACTTGAAG AAACTCTCACGGCTGCCAAAATCCATACTGCGTCTTCTAGAAACATCAATTCCG GGAGTCACTGAACCAATGCTTTACATTGGAATGCTTTTTAGCATGTTTGCATGGCATGTGGAAGATCATTATTTGTACAG CATCAATTATCATCATTGTGGGGCAGCAAAAACTTGGTATGGCATTCCTGGTCCCGCAGCTCATGATTTTGAAAAGGTTGTCAGGGAGCATGTTTATACTCAAGAAATTTTGTCAGCTGAGGGTGAGGATGGAGCTTTTGATGTCCTTTTAGGCAAGACGACGTTGTTTCCACCCAAAGTTTTGCTGGAACATGATATTCCTGTTTATAAAGCTGTGCAGAAGCCTGGTGAATATGTAATAACTTTTCCCAGGGCCTATCATGCTGGATTCAGCCATG GTTTCAATTGTGGTGAAGCTGTCAACTTTGCTGTTGGTGATTGGTTTCCTTTGGGGTCAATAGCTAGCCGCCGCTATGCTTTACTTAACAGGACACCTCTTcttcctcaagaggagctcctATGCAAAGAAGCAATGCTGCTTTATGCTAGTGCAGAACTTGAAGACCGAGACTATTCATATCAAGACTTGATATGTCATGAAAGCATTAAGGTTTCTTTTGTGAATTTGATCCGATTTCAGCATCGTGCTCGCTGGTGTGTGATGCAGTTGAAGGAGTGGATCGCTATTTCTTCTTTTTCCCATGGAACAATTCTTTGCAGTCTATGCAAACGTGATTGTTATGTAGCATATCTCAATTGCCGGTGCTACTCGCATCCTCTATGCCTTCGCCATG ATATAAAATCACTTCATTTGGATTGTGGAGGCATTCTTGCAGTGTCTGTAAGGGAAGATATCTTGGAAATGGAAGCTGCAGCAAGGCAGTTTGAACAGGAGGAGAGTATGTCACAAAAGGTTGAAAAATGTTGTAGAACAAGTGAGGACTTTCTTTTGCTATCTAGCATATACTCGGGAGTTGAAAGTGATAGTTATGTTCCTTACTGTGAAATTTCTCGTGAAACTTCCCATGTTCCAAATCATCCCTTTTATGATGGCAATGGATCTGCTGGGACTCAAACTTCGTATTGTTACCACGATTCTGGTTTTGGTTCATCTTCACTAATGTCAACTGAAAATCCTCACTATAACACTAAT GAACACGCGGTCCCCAACTTGAAGAATCAAATGTCTCAGCTGTTGTCCAGACATATTGTTGGAAATAGCTCTGAAGTCTCACAATCCTCATGCAGCGAATATGTTAGTTCCCAAAGCAAAATTGGTCACTATCTGGCTACCAGAGATACCGTCATTGAAGAAAGTGATGATTCCGATTCTGAAATTTTCCGTGTCAAACGGAGGTCTTCTAAAGTGGACCTGAAGATTGAATGTGGCTCTCAGTCTGCTAATACTGAACAACAG GGATTCAAGCGTCTCAAGAAGCTCCAACCCGAAGTACATTGCAAGCAATTAACATCATATGAGTGGTGTCCTACTGCTGACCATGATCCAATCCGTCATGGCAATTCTAATTCAGTAGATTCAAAAGAAGCCTCGGTTGGTGGTGACAAACCACCGACAGCAAGAAGAATTCCAATCTCAATCAagtttaagagaaaagaaaGCATAGTTGTGAGTAACCATGGAGAAATTGACAGAGATCGAATACATGTGAATGAACTAGGGAAAACCATGAGGGAACCTCGGCAAACTGAGATAGGGCCCAAGCGCCTTAAAATCAGAGGACCATCAGTGTTAGGGCACAAGGAGCGGCTGGactaa